TTGCATTATCTGTGGGAACTCAGTGCAGAGGTTCTTCTTTCCGTGATCATCGAAAATTTTCTCCAAGGTAATATCTTGAAGTGCAACCAATGTTGTCTCAAGCATGTCAAGACCAGCCTGATTTGCAAACGTGAAAACTGGCATAGCCTGCATAATTATTGAACTTAAGAATTCAGTGCTCGGAAGAACTAAACTTGCAAccaaaataaataatgaaaagcTGTCAAAATCCCTAATGACAAATCGGAAAAAGTTTCTTCTAATTTGGCGGCATCAGAGGGCTGCATAGAGAGTCCCCAACAAGCAAAAGAATGATATGAGATTGACATGAGAAAGTGCTGAAACCTTAGCAGAGCAGCAGATAATAGCATCCGAGTGATGCCATAGGCTTTTGAGGATTGATTCACTTCCTTCAGCAATCGATTTCAGAAGTTCCACACCCAAAAAGCACCTTAAGAagcaaaaaaaataattaaaaaataatcaaGGGACATCTATGTCAAACTCCATAACTCAATCAGAGGCAgacaaatcaaagaaagaaatcaagcTTAAAGAAAAGGAgggtcacaccccttttttagaGGCAGGTAACCATTTTTTTATATCACAACAAAGATAAATCAGAGCGAATGATGAGCCAATTTCTGGAAAATGAGACACATGATAATCTAAACATTATACATATAAACCAACTAAGGTTGCCATAAAGTCATGTATATTATCCAGAATTTGATATAGTAAATCACATGCACAATAGCTGACCTGTGACAATCATGACTTAAAGAGTGTTCCTGTTTTAGGCACACATGCAAGTATATACAACAAACCTGTAACTTTGGAAGATCCAACGAGCTAATGTATGTGCTTCAGGAGTACCCAATGGCAGACGAAGACCTCCATGGGAACCCAAGTGAGACGGTGAAAGTGCTAATGCAACCCTCTGAACAGATGAAATAATGCTTCGAACATACTGTCGAGCCATTGAAGCAACATTCTCTTGCATGTGGCTTTCAAATGCAAATTGAAAAGCAATTGTCATGACAGATCTTGATGTGCCACCATTTGTGTGAAGGTCATTGCCCACTTTGTTTTCAGCTGGGCCAGTCTCAAGAGCAGAAGTAAGATCAAGGGTGCGGTTCGGACTGGAGGATTCCTGCACAAAGTTCCATATTAGCAAAAACATGGAGGATTAGAAACCTCAAAAAGAAAAAGTGCTAATGGGAGAATACAAATGCTAACCTTTCCAGATTCGAGAGAAATAATGCGAAACCCAGACGGGAGCAATGGTGCATCATCAGCAAACGAGGCATCAATAGGAGCAAATATGAGTTCGGCAGAGGTTCCAACAGCGTTTTCATCCATTCCACTGCATAGCTGTCAAAAAACATGTAAAGTGACTATTACCACAAGTATCAGACACAGGTAAAAAAGCAATACGAGAGCAGAAAATATTGCAGCCTGCTCAGAAACAATGAAACGCCCAAGTCTCATTGGAATCAAATTCCACAGTATCTGTTTCCAGATTCCTATTTTAAGAGGAGAGCAAGGAAATCAAAAGAGTGGTTATAAACCATGTTAAGAGTCAACAGATGCCCACAATACTCAGCTTTCTACCACAGAATTGACCAATATGAGTCCAGTTAAATAGTCATGGTGTGCTAATATAAGTGTTAAGGAGTCATCGGCCACAATGCAAGAAAGTGAAACATTAGATCATGCATAATGAGTTTTGCCAAACAAGATAGGAGATTTATTATCCAAAACGGATTAATCATGGTTCTAGATAACTTCTCAAAGCCTGTGAATTAACTAAGACGCTCCAAAACAAATATGTTAGCAGCACACATATTGATTAAAGTTGCGTTTTTTCCATACTACATAATACACTTTAAATTTCTAACTTTTCCATACTAAAAGTTTCTTTTTTGACTTTGCTTGTTGATGTAATGCCATGTTCCACACATCAGAAAAATCTTTCAATTCAAGGAAAGACATTCTCATATTCTGCCATTAAAGTAGATGCAAATATAGAAACATTGtcttcaaatatataatttttgatAAAATTAGATTTCATTTTATACTGCACCAGAAAGGTTGAAAATATGGACAGCACAAGGACTAAATTTACATGGGGAAAAATAAAACTTACTTGCAACAGAAACATATCTCTTGGCATTATAGCATCCTCAGGAGAATGGCCAACTCCTTCCAACTTAATGACTTCCAGCAACTACTAAGCAAAAAAGGAGCACATCATCAGAAACTAAGACAAGAAAATCCCCAAGAAAGACTGGAACAGTTTTAGGCATGCAAAACAATGTAAGATTAAATAAATCAACTAAGCTTGCCTCTTCATGCTCAACAGTATGTGCCAGTGGAAGTATCACTTGACCCCCAAAGTTACCAACTCGAGTCCCAGGAAGGCAACAGGGACCAACTTTGATGGCAGCAGCAGAGTAAGCATCAATATTGTTGTCTGCCCATTCAGATCGATGCTCCCGCAGAAACCTCAGAAGTATAGCAGGAGGCACATTCTaaacaataaaaataagaaaCCTTTATTTATCCACTTGCACAAACAGGAAACCTGCAATCAAATTTTATAGGCTTCAAAGTATTGAGTGAAGTGAACAGACCTGTAGAAGCATTGACGCTTTTGCACACATAACCGCATTGCTCAAAGATGAAAATCCATTTGCAAAAGAAAGGTTTAGGCCCATCAATTTGTCAGGAGAAGAGTTCACAAGgatggtaatatcatccattccGTCACTACCGAGCATTGACCAACCCTCATCAGTCAAACCATTCAGAGCCTCATTGAAGCCTCTGCCAAAATAATTGATTTTAATTACTTAAAAAAACTCTAGAACACTGAAAGAGCATCCACCAAAAAGAGGATTTCCAAACCTGCTCAACCTCTGGCTTAATGCGCGTAGAGCTGCTGGTCGTCTTCCCCAGTTACTGACATTAGTCTGTGAAACCTCTTGTGCAATCTGTCTGAGGTATCGTAGAGCCTGCGAAGAGGATGCGATTTGAGTGTCCAGAATGCAAATAGAAAGTGGGCCTGCGAAGAGGATGCGATTTCCAACATGTGGTATTAACCAATTTGAAAGAGAATTCTTACTGCCACTGTCGTCTTCTGAGCTAGCACTGCTGATGACTCATAAAGTGGGCGCAACACTTCCGGCACACTCCATGCCTAACAATAATAATATCGTCAACCATAACAGCGAAGGAGTAGGCACAGTGAAACAGAGCAGGAAATAATGGACTACAACTCTACCTCTAAATTCATATGATCGACAATGTGGATAATTGAACCACCTCCCTCACAAGGTCTAATCAGGTATCCACTAGGTAGGATTTCTGCTCTCACAAAATTCTGAACTGGTGGCATACTAGGACCATTTTGAGTATTTCCAAGTGACCTTTCACACACCTAGGCATTTTATCAAATGAGACATGTTAGTTCACGCTGCATGTGAATAAACGTAAAGAAAGTGAAGGTGCAACTGGAGAAAATTCTCAAGCTTTCTATGATATACAACAGCCGCTAAGTTATACCAACATGGATTGCTACTTCCTCCGACACATTTCAGTGACATTGGAGAAATTTACACATTGTCCAGAGACTTCACAAATTATAATTTGTGATATTGGAAGAGTACTAACTAGACAAAATAAATCCTTACCACGAGACTGCCATCATCCATAACAGTTGTATACCGCAACAGCCAGAAGTCACGGGCAGGTGCCAGCGTCGTTGGTGCATAAAGCTAAAAATAAAGTATTTTCTCAGTTCAAGAAGGTATAGAGAGAACAAATACACAAACACGAGAAGTAACATTACAGTAACCTACCTGCATGTAAAGAAGTTCAATGGTTCCACCATTGGCAGTAGGCAGCACATTGAGAACATCAACGGCCCGGCAGTCGCGAAACCAAGAGGGGCGATCCTTAAGGATTTCAGCAACCTGGGGAGATCTCACAGAATTAATTTCATGTTAGAGTGCCAGAAACATAAATTTAGAAATAGATGATCAACTTACCCTCGTTGGCTCTAGACCAACCAGGCCACAGGCTCGTGCTGCCACGCCCGTGCAACCATGAGAAATAGCAATGATTCCAATGGAATCCGGACCAGGCTGTTCATTTCAACAGAGAGATGATTAGATAGAGTTAAATCAGTACCGAGAGTTTGGACCAGAAATAATATGGCtacaaaaagaaggaaaaaaaggagACATGAAAATGTGTCATGATACACTAATGTCCTCACAGTTTCTGAATGATTGGTATTGATCAAGCAAATAAGCAATAAGCCCAAGGGAGGACAACTTTTCTATAAATATGAGCCTGAGGTCCGACACTAATGCACCAAAATGTAGTAGTGAGAATACCATCCCAAGACTGTAAGATTGTGGCATTTTATAACTCTTTATAAGTTAATTATGGTATGACTTATATTAATCTCCGGCATGAGAAGATATGTATGataattgaaaattaaaaaaaccTGATCATAATGATGGCTGTTAATAATACTCTTTATATTGTTTTTAACATATT
This sequence is a window from Nicotiana sylvestris chromosome 3, ASM39365v2, whole genome shotgun sequence. Protein-coding genes within it:
- the LOC104224795 gene encoding homeobox-leucine zipper protein ATHB-15-like, whose translation is MASCKDGKTSSVMDNGKYVRYTPEQVEALERLYHDCPKPSSMRRQQLIRECPILSHIEPKQIKVWFQNRRCREKQRKEASRLQAVNRKLTAMNKLLMEENDRLQKQVSQLVYENGYFRRQTHSTTLATKDTSCESVVTSGQHHLTSQHPPRDASPAGLLSIAEETLAEFLSKATGTAVEWVQMPGMKPGPDSIGIIAISHGCTGVAARACGLVGLEPTRVAEILKDRPSWFRDCRAVDVLNVLPTANGGTIELLYMQLYAPTTLAPARDFWLLRYTTVMDDGSLVVCERSLGNTQNGPSMPPVQNFVRAEILPSGYLIRPCEGGGSIIHIVDHMNLEAWSVPEVLRPLYESSAVLAQKTTVAALRYLRQIAQEVSQTNVSNWGRRPAALRALSQRLSRGFNEALNGLTDEGWSMLGSDGMDDITILVNSSPDKLMGLNLSFANGFSSLSNAVMCAKASMLLQNVPPAILLRFLREHRSEWADNNIDAYSAAAIKVGPCCLPGTRVGNFGGQVILPLAHTVEHEELLEVIKLEGVGHSPEDAIMPRDMFLLQLCSGMDENAVGTSAELIFAPIDASFADDAPLLPSGFRIISLESGKESSSPNRTLDLTSALETGPAENKVGNDLHTNGGTSRSVMTIAFQFAFESHMQENVASMARQYVRSIISSVQRVALALSPSHLGSHGGLRLPLGTPEAHTLARWIFQSYRCFLGVELLKSIAEGSESILKSLWHHSDAIICCSAKAMPVFTFANQAGLDMLETTLVALQDITLEKIFDDHGKKNLCTEFPQIMQQGFACLQGGICLSSMSRPISYERAVAWKVMNEEDSPHCICFMFVNWSFV